One Arachis hypogaea cultivar Tifrunner chromosome 18, arahy.Tifrunner.gnm2.J5K5, whole genome shotgun sequence genomic window, ATTAGCTTATACTTTTTAAGTTAAAAAACCTAATATAGCCTTATATATTAatgaatatttatatttatttttgcagTTTATTACATTTATATCTTTTAAAGTcattttaaatgttaaaaataattttactaaacACAAGTTTTATAGTTTGTATTTATTGAAAGtcacttatttttatttatcaaacataGTTACTACAAGTTTTGGAAACTATCTTTGAAAAGCTAGCTTTAAtaagctatttttgaaaagtcaaaACTTTACCAAACTAGGCCTATGAAAAATTTCATGCTTTTCTTGTAAAACTAGCTAACATCGAAAAGCAGTTAAAACAAGTTTTATAAAGTTTGCAGAAAAATGATTTCCTTTATAATCAAATTGTGATGCCATCCTTCTAAAagcacaatataaaaaataaatagcatttatatatttgaaaaaaaaaatttgcaactTAGAATAGCTAAACAATATTCAGTCTGTCCAAATGCGATTTTTATTTCATGCCAAATATTTCATAGATTCCATATAAATATTGTCCTAATAAATCCAACTTTAATGATAAGGTAATCCAATTAATCATACTTTTTAGACGACTGGAAACATGGAAAACAATGTGGGGGCTGGATTCATGATTTCATCTCCTGCATGCCCTATTAATCCAACTAAAGCTCCACCCAACCCAACCAACTGTTTGGCACTAACAAATCTCGTTCACACATGAAAGTTGAATGCTTACAATCCCAAAGACCTGTTTGGACTTTGGAGCTTAAACAAACTAAATGATGCCGATGTCAATATAAATAGAATATGCAAATTTAGTCATGAAACtaagcaagtaataaatgaataAGAATAACTTTTGCATCCTGCTTTTaatgaaaattaatatttataatattgaattaacaaaattaataataataataataaccccaCTGGAAGGTAAAGAAAAAATGTAGTCTCTGTTTGTGAACAAAATTATGAAGTGGAAGGGTGGGAAGGAAAGGGGTGAAGACTGAAGAGTACTTCACTATAAAATTCCTTCTCTTCCCTCCGTTCTGCAAAATTAAACCCAAGCACCCTTCATGGAAAAGAAATAATAACTTTCTAGACAAAGTAATAAAACTAAGATCTACAGACCTTATAACCACAGACATTTGAACTTTTAAATAATGGAAGAAATTGAAAGTGACGTACCAAAAATGGTTCTGCTTCCTTCCATATGCCTTTAAGGTTTATATCATTTGAAAGCTTAATACCAAGATGAGACAATCCAGAGTGGCAGAAGTTCTCAAAATGTAAAAATGTGTCGCGGGATTTAGTCCCTCCACACCCAGCTTGTACTTCTATTGGAGGGGCCAAAATCTCGTCTGTAACACATTGAGAAAGGCTAAGCATGTACATCAGTGAATCCAACACCACCGCACATCACCAAACAATCACAAGGTACTTTAAAATGTGTCAAATATACTCTCATTATCAACTTTTTAAGTGTCTACTAACTACTATTGTAACTACTTCCTTGATTCACAGAGAGATGAATATCAAATATGAGTAACATGTATAATAACAAACAAAAAGGTCTCCTACAAAATGATAAAAGACAAGAATTGGACAagaataaacaaaacaaagattTCCAATTTTTGTGCATATCCATTCAAGAAATCTAGTTAAAATAGCCATTATCTTGCCAATAGCCATAAAGTAGCCAAGAAGATTACTTCATCCCCTAGTTTGAGATCATAACTTCCCATCTCTTTTCATCTCAAGTTCCTTGTTCGTCCAACTATTCAGTCATTGGGTGGAAAGTTGACAGAAAAATGGATTTTCAACAATAACAGCCATAAACTTTCAAAAGAGACTGATAAAAATACCGGTTTCAGATTCCGTGGAAACTACAGGCAGAAAATCTTGCCTCAGATGACCAGTACTTCCTTTAAGATGCAGATGGGACTCTGCAGATCTCCTTTGATGTCTCCGGCGCAGAGCCTTGCCTTTACGGCCAATTGAAGGAGTGTTCATTGTGAAATCTGGATAATATTTACAAAGAACCTGCCATCGCAAATATACATAGAGATGTCACATCTAGGTACAAGAGAAGAATGCATCGTTAATTGAATATCTTTGTCTCTTGACCAGAAATGGGTATTACACATCATACATATATGTAGTGTAGAAAATACTCAGTCCGTCctggaaaagaagaaaagcactCTGTCTCCATATGTTACCGATTTCACTTTAATTATTTGTCACTTCCTATTTGACAAATATAGACTCAATCACAAGATAGCCCCCattcaataaaaacaaaatagtaCTTCTTAACTGGATTTTGTTTCTACTTTTTTCCTAAATGCTTTCAACATCTAGCCTTAATGTCACCTTCCATCTGATCTACTTCTTAAGACTTTTACTGAACTTCTCCatacatgacaaaattaaattgCCTAAGGAAAGATTTTACCATCTTTTCCTCAATAGATCTTCCTATATTATGAAATGTGTACCATTCATCCAAAAGACATCCGGAAAGTAACACATAAATTAGATGACAAGACTAAGTGATAATTCAATACCATTTGAAATGCAGCACGAAAAGCATGCAACTCAAAGTTATGAATTCCAGCATGCATATCCAAGCTCCTCCATCTATCTGCACTCTAGCAAGATAAAATGCAGTTGGTGTGGTATGTTTCTCACATGAACTTAAAGTAAAAACTTAAAAGGATAAAGAAAATAGTAAATTCATAGAATTCGCCTGCAGAAAAATGACAGGAGCACAATTTTCTGTTTAGGAAGACAATGCTTATATGATTCTAAATGACCTACAACACACTTTGGTACTCCTCAGCTTAAACCATTGTTTATTCAGTTAGTCATGCATTATTatattcctaaattttaatttgtattgttTTACTTGAATCATGCACTGAATTTGTGCAAGAACCTGGCTGCAGAAAGAAAAGCAGAGCCACCTCCTCATTAGGGTATGtaactatttttcacaaatatggTTATTAATCAAATAAGCTAAATGGTCTATGTTATGCATAATTATGGTCTTTATCTAATAATACCTTACATATCAATGAAATAAGTAGTGTAACACTAATTGAACCATATTCAATAACTGCACTGCATGTTCAAGATAGTGAAAGGAGAAAAGCATTAGGAGATTTCTATGCCTTTAAATGGCATCAAAACTTACAAGCCTGACTGAAGAAAGGTGTCACGATTAGCAAAACATTAGTCATTTTCTCATAACTCTGTTTCACCCTCCCTTTAGTAAGCTAGTATATAAAAAGGTGAAGAGGGGACCAAAAATATCACTTACCTGACAAGCAAGATCACGCGCATTTTTTGCAAGTGATAAACCCACAGATCTTACAGCATGACTCATTGGAAACCCAAATTCAGATTCACCATCCTTAGCACTTCCTTCAGACAATAAATTGTAACAGCAACCAAGACTAACAACAGCTTTAACATCTTGGCACTCTATGAAAGTCCTAACAAAAAAAGAATTTGGATGAATTACAacattgcagaatgtaaattgtagattatataatatataataaaagtaacaCACACAAACAATGGCAATGATATAAAACAGGCTTCTCAACTTTACATGGAGAAAATCAATGGTCACAGCGAAAAAAAGGTGGTGCTTTGATGTATGGACAAAAATTGAAATGGATCAGATATTAGTCAACTATCAGATATCTTGTTTGGACAGAAGTCCCGAAGTTGTGAGTTTTAAAGAAATTATAAATCATTTGGGTGGTTGGATTTTCttgattatattttaaaattattcaggGATTGGAATGTTTGCTTCACTGACTTCTTTTATTGTCTCCTTGTAAAGTACTCTCTACCTTTCTTTCTGAAAATTATTGTTTAATCTAAAAAGAGATTCAAGGATAGTAAGAGGAAGAAACAAAGCAACTTATCCAAATTTCGAAACTAACTTCAGCATAGTCACTGAAAGGTCACCACAGGCATGAAGCCCAGCAAGAACAGTTGAAGGTTTTCTCTTTGCATTACTGGACCAACATATTTTCCCTTGATCTTTGTTTTGGTTCCCCATTGATGTGGATTGCAAAGCATCATCTACAGGCAAAGATGCTTCAACCAAAGTTTTCAATGTATCAATTGACAATACATGACATGTGATTGTCTTTGGAACATTCAAACTCCACATGCCTGATCTAGAGCAAAAAGAAAGTAAACACAAATGAATTTTCATaaaaacaacagcaacaacagtaATTAATGATAATAGTAGCGgtagatattaaaataataatatggaCAACTTTGACCACCTATTGAGACATCGTCAAATGCAAATCATCCTCCCAAACACAAATATTGACATATTCACATCACTTTTTTCCCCTAAACTTGTGTATTTGTCATGTGATATCCAATGGTTATGGTTGGAATTCCTAGCATGCTTATTTTACTTCATTCTGTTCCTTATCATACATTTGCCCATTTTGTACAACCTCAAGGATCTCATAGGTACCCCAAAATATAAGTGAACATTGCAGTAAATAAGGAGAACATACCCAGATTTTAACATCTGTGACACATAGTGCTTTTTAATTCGTTCTGCACGTGCATCAGTAACACTTCCAtgatgagaacatgcatcaatcGCAATGACAGGATGCTGATATTGAAAGGCAAGCACTTGTGAAAGATAACCCTATAAATAGAgcataaaacaaacaaaatttccTCATTGGTATTGATGGAACTAATGGAAACAACAAAGTAGTAAATCACAGATTTGCAATTTTGAAAACGAGGGATTGCAAATGACAGAAGTAAATTATCATACCACAATCATCAATAGAGGAAGGCACAACATTGAGGCAACTAGCTCTTAAGGACTCAAAAGAAGATAAGTTCTAACCAGAGTACCATACCATGTCCCTCAACTTGCCTAGGATCagtatcatcatcatcaacagccACCACCACCTTTTCCCAATAGATGGATTAACTAAGTGGATTAGACAAAGCGAAAGTATCCCATCATAAATCATGCCTATATTTTGGTCATTACACTAAAAAATCTTTAGTAACAATTTCATGTTAGTTTTTACAGGTCTCCCTCTATCTCTTGTTATTGGACTAACTTCCATGTAACATCCTAACCTTGTGCAAGCTTTTACAGACCATATCCACCCATGCACAAACCACTGAAGTTAAATTCAACTGTCTTTTCTAAGTGCTACCCGAATTCCCAAAGCCTTGTCCCACCTGCGTTCAGCATCATGCATGTAAAAAATGTAAGCAAGAGTAAATGAAGCCACACCTGACCAGCACCAACATCAATAACAGCATCAGCTCTAACATTATTGGCGACTGTGCTTACAACAGCCGAAAGTATTTCTACCTGCACAAATTAAACTCTATTTACCTGATACATTTTAAGCCAATAAATcttttgctgaaaatgaaagtgaaatgTACATTCAAAACTTTCTTATTAAAGCCTTTGGTTCAGGGGAACAACTTGCGgaataaagaaagcaatacaAGAGCATGATAAACGTTGACTTACTTCATGTTTTTTCTTCACGTTCATGCCTTGAGCAAGAACAGTGTTAAGTGAAGTAATATACAGACCAGGTAATGCCTGCAAGTATAAAACATTTAAAACTGCGAATTCAAAATCCTTCAAGCAGCCATTCGGCTTGGACACAGAAAGTATATTAATTCTTCAAGTGACTTTTCTTATTATGTTCTGAAAAAACTTTCCAAGAGTATTTTGAACTTAAACAAATTGCCATGGAGCACAACAAGAGCTGTTTGCtttgtcttctatttttattttaagttgaTATCTTcattattaattacaaaattgCTAGCTTGTTTTGATCTAGTTTCCTGTTTTAAGCATTTTTTAAAGGAAATAGAGAAAACacgatttattattttatttttatctatttccttcaaaaaaataatggaaaagaaaTACATAATTTAAACATAGCATTATTTTCAGCATATCAGTGAGAACTAATGAACATAAAATTGAAACTGAAAACAAACCAACATTCCCTAAAGGCCTAAATCTGGTGTTACTAAATCCAATGAACAAACAAAAATATCAAAAGATAATCAACATGACTTAGGATTGATATAACCAAAACACCTGAAAGATTAATGCTACTTGTTACCAAGTTTCTATCAGCTCATAAATAAAGGGACAAAAACATAATCAATATGGAACTACCCCAACAGAGATTATTTCACAGTAAAAACTACCCAAGAGTCCAAGCAAAAAGTTAATTCAAATGCCATCCTTGGATTTTGTTGCATGTGATATTAATTATTAGTAAGCAATAACGAAATAGAATGTATAAACCTTGTTCAGAAAGGGTAAAGGTGAACATACTGTGTTTACATCTACTTGTTCTTGACAAAGTGCTAAAGCCCTTAACTTTAGGATAAATTGCTTCAAAGAAGCTGGCCAGTGGTCCTGCCAGAAAATTTTTTCATTAGAGAGGAATATTGGTAAACAAGCAGAACATTGGCacacaaaactaaataaaataaagaaagatgACAATAAATGACAACCACTATAAGAATTATAAAACACAAAATGCATAAATAACAACAACTAAACATACAATTAAGTAAAATGGTGGCAGAAATTACAGACTTAATTTAGCATATAAAAACCTGAGCTTTCCAAATAGGATTAGAAGGAATTTATTCAAATTTGGCAAGCAAGGAGGTAGACTTTTTTCCAAGGGTAAACACAAGAAGGATTCCAAAAGGAAGAAAGCACAAAAGGATGTTATCATTCAGAAAGAACTCAGACAGAAAAATCACCACTCCATGAATCCTTCTAGAGTTCTAGGACTGGAATCAAGAAACATCATAAAGACCTGGAAACCAGAGGCTAAAGTAAAGCGCGCACACACAAGATGAACTTGCCATCAAGAATAAAAACGCACAGAGACTCTGGTAGGAAATaggaataatttgagcaagtataTAGCAAGAAGAGAGGAAAGGGCCAGAATAGGACAACTCAATTGACTTAGTTGGGTGGTAAAAATGGTTAGGGAAGACCAAAAGAGTAGAGGAAACGCTTGTAAAAAACAGAGGGACAGAGTTAATTAGGAGTATTTTGTGACGGCATTTTAGAGGGTGTCCCCCAGCGGAGAGAAATCCACTTTGGTATCACCTAGGATTCTTGATATATTGTGAAGGTGTGAAGGAATTCCCAATTCAATAGACCTATCTTCTACATTTACTGTGCTCTTTTGTATGAATCACGCACACACACTCCCAACAGAGCATGACCACCGCGGCACAATTAAGTATCTATGAAAATCAtataaaacaatgccaaaatctCACGAGCTGAACATCTACCACACTACAGAAAGAAATCTACAGAACCAGCAGCAattcaagcattttcgaccaccGCAGAGCGGCACTTGGTTGTCACTCAACCCTAGCTTACATATCACACTAGATATTTAGATCCCATGGCCTAACTCAGCTGAGCAAAGTTAAGTTAACCTTAAAGCTGGCAAAATCTGTTGAATCAAAAACACCTACCACTAAAAAAAAAAGCAcggattttttttctattataaataaaaaaataaaatccaaaaaagcaCCCTTGCTTCCTCAATGCATCAAAGGATATCTAAAGACCAAAAAAAAAGGGATTCCTTAACGCCTATTTACCTGCATTATAAGCTAGGATATTAAGCCTTCAAATC contains:
- the LOC112771517 gene encoding uncharacterized protein is translated as MLAAMADAAAAECCGTQYSCVTASNTLSWINAIVDFIAPFNSLINAHVVNFFTDRLWENVDKEWMDCLRREPVQNLLLIPSGVVQDHWPASLKQFILKLRALALCQEQVDVNTALPGLYITSLNTVLAQGMNVKKKHEVEILSAVVSTVANNVRADAVIDVGAGQGYLSQVLAFQYQHPVIAIDACSHHGSVTDARAERIKKHYVSQMLKSGSGMWSLNVPKTITCHVLSIDTLKTLVEASLPVDDALQSTSMGNQNKDQGKICWSSNAKRKPSTVLAGLHACGDLSVTMLKTFIECQDVKAVVSLGCCYNLLSEGSAKDGESEFGFPMSHAVRSVGLSLAKNARDLACQSADRWRSLDMHAGIHNFELHAFRAAFQMVLCKYYPDFTMNTPSIGRKGKALRRRHQRRSAESHLHLKGSTGHLRQDFLPVVSTESETDEILAPPIEVQAGCGGTKSRDTFLHFENFCHSGLSHLGIKLSNDINLKGIWKEAEPFLDLIGPFWSLRASLGPLLETLILLDRLLFLQEQDSTVEAYLLPIFDPMISPRNVAVIAKKTDKHLRSSCY